tttaaattgtgcttttgggctgggtgcagtggctcatgtctgtaattccagcactttgggaggccagaatgggtggatcacctgaggtcaggagatccagaccagcctggccaacatgatgaaaccccatctctattaaaaatacaaaaatcagccaggcatggtggcaggcacccgcaatcccagctacttggggtagAAAGGGGGCGGTGCTGAGGCtccagaactgcttgaacccagggggcagaggttgcagtgagatgggatcatgccactgcactacaatgtgggtgacagagtgaggctctatcaaaaaaaaatctatattacaCAGGAAGAGATACAGATGTCTTTACCTGCCCATGACACGACTCTCTCTACGGAAAATCCAATGGAATCTAAACAAGAGCTACTAAAATTGAGTTTAGCAAGCTATAGGAAATAagattaatattcaaaaattagtTTTCTATATACTAGTAATGAACAATTAGAATTGAaataatcaacataaaaaattaaatacttaaggacaaatctgacaaaagatgTTAAATACACATACACTAAAAACTAAATTCCAATTACATAAAAATGCATGGAATAgattcactgtctcagttatgtCTACTAGCTGATATCAATTTTCTCCATATTAatctaaaaagataaaacataatcCCATCAAAAGCTCGCCTTTTTTGTTGACACAAGTTTTTCCAAATGTCATCCATCTGTGATCTATTGAAAGATGTTAATGCCTGAATTAACAGAATAAACCCAAGGAGGAAAACATGCAACTAAGTTAAGATGGATTCTGAGACTAGAGATCAGTTCCCAAAGTGAAGGACAGTAGCTGCACAGCACTAGAGGGTACTCTGTCCAGTGGGAACAGATTGTCTGCTGGTTGTGTGTgtacagtatgtgtgtgtgtggcagagaAAGACGTAAGAGTGCCATCTCATTTTCTACAGGACTAAGGCAATACTGACAAAGGCacgcaaaataaaaaataaagtaagttactttatttaaaaataaaaataaataaaaaactttatttaaaaaataaagtaacttactttatttaaaaaataaagtaacttactttatttaaaaaataaagtaacttacttatttaaaaaataaagtaactaacttatttaaaaaataaagtaactaacttactttatttaaaaaataaagtaactaacttactttatttaaaaaataaagtaactaacttactttatttaaaaaataaagtaactacttactttatttaaaaaataaagttacggaggtagggccgggcgcagtgactcacacctgtaatcccagcactttgagaggccgaggcaggcagatcacaaggtcaggagatggagaccatcctggctaacatggtgaaaccccgtctctactaaaaatacaaaaaagttagccaggcatggtagcaggcacctgtagtcctagctactcgggaagctgaggcaggagaatggcgtgaatccaggaggcggagctcgcaatgagccgagatcaggccactgcactgaaCAGAGGTAGACAAATGAAAGGTGAAAGTGgcactggacatggtggttcatacctgtaatcccagtgctttgagaggctaaggcaggagaattgcttgaggtcacaagttcaacaccaccctgggcaaaatagaaaaataaaaactttaattaaaaaaaaaaggttgaaagtAGCTACCTGgctcggcgcggtggctcacaaaattccagcactttgggagggcgaggcaggtgaatcactggaggtcaggagttcgataccagcctgaccaacatggtgaaaccccatctctattaaaaatacaaatattagctgggcatggtggtacaaacctataatcccagctacttgggaggctgaggcaggagaattgcttgaccctgggagacgaaggctgcagtgagctgagatcccagtcattgcactccagcctggacaacgaaaaaaggagaggggaggggagaagaggaaaaagaaaagaagaaaaagaggctaTATTTAAATAGCAGGTAGTCCAAGAGTAATGATGAATGCCTTTAATAAAGACTTAATCTTTCTTAAAGGAAAAGtatataatacagaaaaaaattattgggcTTTTATTGgcaattacaaaagtaatacattttcttACACAATACATTTCTTCAGTAACagatttttcaagtattttaccATAGACTTTCTAAACTACCTTGTCATTGACCCCATAATTTATTATAAAGTAGGTCCCATAATCACATTTTTTGGAAGTTGCTGAAACTGagataaaaaatagtttttaagggaaaaactggacaaaatacaGAATGGCCAAAACTAGATTCACTGGCTCAGTTATGTCCAATAGGTGAAAGAAAATGAGTCTTCTAATAGTTCATTCAGAATCTGTTACTGTAGAAATTTTAAGAGGTCTTGAGTCAGTTCCAGTATAAAAATAAGGCCAAAGTGCTCCTGTAAAATCCTCATTAAAAGTATAGAGAAGAGATCTATCATTCAAATTATAAAAGGAAACCTCATTCATTTCATAGTCTAAAAAAATGCCAATCTTACTAGGTGTTACTTTGGGCAGCAGAATAATTTCCTTATGGCCCAATACAATATAATTATTCTGACTAGATCGCCAAATTCCCCATAGTCCATCCTGTACTAAAATTGGTTGACTCTTCCTCCTTCTGGGAAGAGAGTCATTACAGACACCAAGAATCCATTCAAGCTTGTCTTTCACTTCTACTTCCCAGTACTGCCTGCCACAACTATATCCCTTAGAACCCAGAACAGCTGGGAGGACATAAAATCTTCTTGGGTTACGAGGTAAGTTTTGTGTTGTATTTCCATACCGCACAGTTTTTCTATCTTCTGAGACTATAAGTTTACGATGTGCTGTTTCAGGATCTAGAATTACATCTACTTGAAATCGCTTGATAATTTTGTTTAGGCCAGAATATTGTGGAGGCAGATGGTAACCATATTCTTTCAATTTGAATGAAAAAGGTTCagggaattttaaatttttatatctgTGATAGATATCCTTAACATTAGCCAGTAATTCCAGTTCTGACTTCACAGGTATgctctctatctcctttagtagATATTTTAATGAGGAGGTATAATCTGAAAACTTTGTTAGGCTTTCATTTAGTTGTGCTAAAACATCCATCTCTTCATCTCGTAATTGCCTAAGAACAGTCTCTTGCTCATTTTGCAGAAATAACCTAAGTTGCTCAAATTCAGACTTGACTTCTTCTGCCCTATGTTTTACCTGTTTCTTCAGTTCCAGTGATTTTCTGGTTTGTATAGTTGTGACTTTTTCAATGAGTTCCACTCTCTCCTTCCACAGTGCATTGTATTCCTCCAGTTGTTTCCTATGGTACGAGGCAGCCTTCTTTATGGGCCAAACACAGTGATGCTGGTGATCAGTGGAGAAACTGCACCTTGGACATAAAAGCTCTAGGTCTTTCTGACAGAAGAAAGTCAAAAGCTGATTATGCTTCTTACACACATGCttctcttcctgcctcttcctcttgCTTCTTATCTGGAGTTGCTTAGCAATTTCAGTCAAACTACCCAGCTGGGGATTGCTTACAAATTTCCTTTCTGGACAGCAAAAGTGGCAAAAGGGGCAGGGGAAACTATCATCTAGATCCTTCCAGGACATAATGATGCAGGAGAGACAGAAGTTATGCCCGCAGCTGATGGTCACTGGGTCTTTCAAGTAGTCCAGACAGATGGGACAGCTAGCCTCTGCTCGGAGGTCAGCCAGGGCCGCCACAAATTCCATTGAGCCTTGAACAAAGATGGTAGGTAagataattcttttattttagcaAGGCGTAGCTCTCTAGAGCTCACGACCCAGTACGCAGTGGATATCCTCTCCAGACCTTGAAATCTGGCCAGCTTTCAGTTTTACTGACTTGGCATGTTAATGGCAGCTTCTAGAAACTTATTAAGCCCTCAGCTCCTTAGCTTCAGAGTCTACTGCCACGAACACTTCACAGCTTGCAGCCAATTGCATATTAGAACTTAGTAGCTGTGCTGCTGCTCTTCCCACTGAATGAAATAAAGTCAAGTTTTCTTCAAGAAAGCAGCCTCACATCCAAGACAGGGAATccctcctatgagtgagaaaagaCACCACGTTAAAAATCTGATTCCATAATCACAAATGTATTAAACATTCACACAAGAATCATCAATGAATGCTAAAATCACTGGGTGGAAGTTCTTGGAAAAACGAGATATTCATACTGCAGAGATTCACCCCATacattacttatttaaaaaaaaaaaaaaactaaaaaaatatggGACAAACTTACGGCCTTCCTGAAAGGATGCTATGGCAAGTGTACAACATTGCCTGTACAATATTCTTTCCAAAAATATTGACCTTCAAGCTAACCATGAGAAAATTCATTCAGATTGTGGAGCATTCTTACAAGACAACTGGTATgcattcttcaaaaatgtcaatgtcggccgggcgcggtggctcaagcctgtaatcccagcactttgggaggccgagacgggcggatcacgaggtcaggagatcgagaccatcctggctaacacggtgaaaccccgtctctactaaaaatacaaaaaaatagccgggcgaggtggcgggcgcctgtagtcccagctactccggaggctgaggcaggagaatggcataaacccgggaggcggagcttgcagtgagctgagatctggccactgcactccagcccgggcgacagagcaagactccgtctcaaaaaaaaaaaaaaaaaaaaaaaaaatgtcaatgtcagGAAAAACAAGCATAAAAAAAGGTTTCTAGATTTAAGGAGAGGAAACAAACATGAGAAATACAATGTGTGACCCCTGATTGCATCTGAGATCTTgacctggctaacagggtgaaaccccatctctaccaaaaagacaaaaaattagctgggcatggtggcatgtgcctgtaatcccagctgcttgggaggctgaggcaggagaaccactggaacccaggaggcagacatggcagggagctgagactgcagcacggcactccagcctgggtgacagagcgaaactctatctccaaaaaaaaaaaaaaaaaaaaaaacagttgggaATGAATAAATGTGAGATTCTTAGTATGGACTATATATCACATACTGTTGTACCAGTGTTAAATTGAGCACAATAAAATTATCACAGTAAGAAGTAAAATGCCCTTGTTGTGAGGAGATATATATATTGATGCACAGCAGGAAGCCATCTGGAAGCCTGAAGCTTTCCGAAggttcaacaatttaaaaaaatgtatagccaagagcggcggctcacgcctgtaatcccagcactttgggaggccaaggcaggcagattacctgaggtcaggtgttctaGACCGggctgaacaacatggagaaatcctgtctctactaaaaatacagaattagctgggtgtggtggcgcatgcctgtaatcccagctactcaggaggctgaggcaagagaatcgcttgaacccgagaggaggaggttgtggtgagctgagatcacaccatcgcactccagcctgggcgacagagtgaaactctgtctcaaaagaaaaaaaaagtgtgtatatatatatatgtatatgtatatgtataaatagagaaaatatgaatGTAGCAAACAGTTAACAATGGAGGTGAATCCAGGGAAAAGGTAGAAGGATGCATACCCTTTCAATCTTTCTGTAAGTTTGACACTTCAAAACAAAAGTGAGGCAGAACAACTTCCTGGCTTGCTTTCAAGACACCCACAGGTACCCGATTTTAAGCAAGTCAAATTCCTCCATCAAAGCTTGCAAGCCACCTAACCATCAATACAGTATTTTTTCCCCTTCACCCTCTTTCCCTAGACAGTTCTCAACTCTTCTTCTTCTCGCTTTCCTCATAACCCAATGACAGTGAGAGTAATAGTATATGCATGGTTTTGACATGTGAAATTGGCTCTGTCTTGGTGACCTAGCAAGTTATTTTACTATACAGACATTCTTTTTAGATTAGcagaataggaaaaaatgcaGTAGCCCTAGAAAGTCACCATGTATCAATTATTCCCAAACTCAAAGTTTTAACTCAGTGTCCTAGGACTGCACAAGCAAAAGCTATCACAACATGTTACAGGAGGCAGTATTTAACAATGTAAGCACTAACATTATTGAGAGGACACCAGACTTGAATCCCGGCTCAGTTATTTACTGTGTATCTTTAGAAAatcaatgtgtcttttttttgaattgcatttctttgacctgtaaaatgggaagtaTAACAACCTCTTTTTGTTATAAGAATATCATGTAAATGGTAGTTAATTCTTGACCAAAGGAGCTTTCTGTTAGATGTATGAGAATCTGGATCCAAGCAAGAGCCATGTATTGCATTTGCTTATTagttcttttaaatctttttcagccgggcgcggtggctcacgcctgtaatccgagcactttgggaggccgaggcgggtggatcacaaggtcaggagatcgagaccatcctggctaagacggtgaaaccctgtctctgctaaaaatacaaaaaattagccaggcgcgttggcaggcgcctgtagtcccagctactcgggaggctgagacaggagaatggcgtgaacacgggaggcggagcttgcagtgagccgagatcatgccactgcactccagcctgggtgatgagcaagacttcatctcaaaaaaaaaaaaaaaatctttttcaatcTAGAATAATGCACCCTAAATCCACCTTTGTCCTAGACTACCCCAAATTCAAGATTTTcctattgctcttttttttttttggtggagcctgtggcccaggctggagtgcagtggcgcgatcttggttcactgcagcctccacctccagggttcaagtgattctcctgcctcagcctcctgagtagctgggactacaggcatgcgccaccacacccggctaatttttgtaactgtagtggagacagtgtttcgccatgttgtccaggctggtcttgaactctggacagCAAGTAattggcccacctcggcctcccaaagtgctgggattacaggcatgagccaccgcgcccgacatGCCTATTGCTTCTTGGTATCATTTAACTTGTCCCTCAGGCCTTTACTTTTCAAACgaattaaattttgtttcctCTCATAACAATCTGTTTGTAACTCCCCACAAGTCAGGACAGTTTCTCACTCTTAGCTCACCATTCAGAACCCTTCATATTTCATTATCTTCATCTGGCTACAGTCCCCGCAAAGTCCTtaacgaaaacaaacaaacaaacataggtATCATGCTTTCCCTCTTCTGCAAAAACCACTGTCTGCTTAGATTACCCTACCCTCACTTCTTTCCTAGGACTAAGTTTTGGTCCTTCTAGAGACTCAGTCCAAGAGACATGTCCTCAAGGATAATtatatgtcaggcactatgctaagcatCTTCCATATAGTCACAGGTTCAATTAAACCATCAGAACAACTCCGTAAGTTAGGAGCTATTATCCTCAATTAGAGCTGTAAAAGCCTAGAGCTGTAAAAGTGCAGTCTATAagaatttgaggccgggcgcggtggctcaagcctgtaatcccagcactttgggaggccgagacgggcggatcacaaggtcaggagatcgagaccaccctggctaatacggtgaaaccccgtctctactaaagaatacaaaaaactagccgggcgaccaggcgggcgcctgtagtcccagctacttgggaggctgaggcaggagaatggcgtaaacccgggaggcggagcttgcagtgagctgagatccggccactgcactccagcccgggtgacagagccagactctgtctcaaaaaaaaaaaaaaaaaaaaaaagaatttgaacatGCTTATCCAACATTACGCTAACTGGCATAACCACTGGCATGATACTCAATCACTAAGCTGTACTGCTCCTTCTTTACGCTCTCACAGCATCCTATGCATCTCTCTATATATcaaatcaacttttatttttcctatttgatATGTTCAGTTGCTCATATTTAATAATGcatcccaaatattttattttattttatttttctttttttttttgagacggagtcttgctctgtcacccgggctggagtgcagtggccggatctcagctcactgcaagctccgcctcccgggtttatgccattctcctgcctcagcctcccgagcagctgggactataggtgcctgccacctcgcccagctagttttttgtattttccagtggagacggggtttcaccgtgttagccaggatggtctcgatctcctgacctcgtgatccgcccgtctcggcctcccaaagtgctgggattacaggcttgagccaccgcgcccagcccaaatatTTTAACAGGGAAAAATGGGCTTGCTGATCCGACACTACAATGGAGAAAACAGATAATGCAAACTGAGAGCTAACAATACCTAATAGAATTGGGTTTTCATCCAATTCAAACACTTAGCTAGCTGCATGTACTTGGTCAAGttaatttctctgagtttcaCTTTTCAGAAAGTAGGAAATAATACTATTTCAGGTTTTaagcataaatgaataaattatgtaaGACACCTGACATAGTCCTTGGCATTTAACACATGTACAATAAAAAGTATTATAGGACTATCTCAGAAAATCTCTCAAGAGGTCATACAAATTTAGCTGAATCCACAAACTTATAGCGTATTACAgtttatgtattatatgtaatacatatatagagaTACCTACATTTACTTACATATAAAGCACattgggccaggcgtgatggctcacacctgtaatcccagtactttgggaggccaaggcagtgtatcacttgaggtcagaagttggagaaccagcctggccaacatggtaaaacctcatctctcctgAAAATCCAAAAGTTAGCTggcagtggtggcacatgcccgtaattccacctacttggaagactgaggcaggagaattgcttgaacccaggaggcagaggttgcagtgagcagagattgtgccactgcactccagcctgggcaacagagcaaggctccatctcaaaaacgaaGCACATTGACATTTCACCTAAAAGCTGTCATGTCTTATAAGGTTGTTAGTCCTAAAATGATTAGTAATGGCAGCAACTTCCAAAGGCTCACTGTAGTAGTGGTATGCTTCAGAAAATTTTCCTATACTAATTTTGGAGTAAGACaaaagttttagaattttaaaatacattctttattttaaatagccCTCCGTATCAGGTAGGAAGTTCAACATCCACTAACACAATTAACTTCAGATAGAACCGAAAATACAGTATTCCTGGGATGCAGAACCTGCATCCACTGGTCTTGAGCATTCATGGATTTCGGTATCTTCAGGGTGCCCTGGAACCAATGCCCTGTGTATATCCAGGGATGAGAGTAACTTGTGAAAAATTCTAACACAACACTACAGAAAACATAGAATaatggccgggagtggtggcttcAGGActgtattcccagaactttgggaggccaagctgggtggatcgcttgagcccaagagttcaagaccagcctgagcaacatggcaaaatcccatctctacaaaaggaaaagaaagaataggaaaagaaaaagaatactgtCTCTTACAAACCACTCTTCCCACCTGCCCACACTAAATGTGGCTATGGTAACTCCCAATACTTGCTTAATACTTTCAAATGGGTATTGTTGAGCAGAACAAGAATGTCAGAAAGTGCATGGGAATGGGAGTGAGGTTGCACAGGGTGCTCAGAGATTGGAAAAATTGAGCCTGAAGAAGTTTTAAGAATCTtgcccagctgggtgtggtggctcacacttgtaatcccagcactttgggaggccaaggcgggtggatcaccttaggtcaggtgttcaagaccagcctggacaacatggtgaaaccctgtctctactaaaaatacaaaaattagccgggcatggtggcgcgcctgtagttccagctactggggaggctgaggcaggagaatggctccaacctcggggggcagaggttgcagtgcgctgagatggtgccattgcactccagcctgggcgacaagagcaaaactccatctgttaaaaaaagaaaaaaaaaaaaaaaaaaaagccgggcgcggtggctcacgcctgtaattgtaatctcagcactttgggaggccgaggcgggcggatcacgaggtcaggagatggagaccatcctggctaacacggtgaaaccccgtctctactaaaaaaaatacaaaaaatcagccgggcgtg
This portion of the Rhinopithecus roxellana isolate Shanxi Qingling chromosome 2, ASM756505v1, whole genome shotgun sequence genome encodes:
- the LOC104663430 gene encoding tripartite motif-containing protein 60-like — translated: MEFVAALADLRAEASCPICLDYLKDPVTISCGHNFCLSCIIMSWKDLDDSFPCPFCHFCCPERKFVSNPQLGSLTEIAKQLQIRSKRKRQEEKHVCKKHNQLLTFFCQKDLELLCPRCSFSTDHQHHCVWPIKKAASYHRKQLEEYNALWKERVELIEKVTTIQTRKSLELKKQVKHRAEEVKSEFEQLRLFLQNEQETVLRQLRDEEMDVLAQLNESLTKFSDYTSSLKYLLKEIESIPVKSELELLANVKDIYHRYKNLKFPEPFSFKLKEYGYHLPPQYSGLNKIIKRFQVDVILDPETAHRKLIVSEDRKTVRYGNTTQNLPRNPRRFYVLPAVLGSKGYSCGRQYWEVEVKDKLEWILGVCNDSLPRRRKSQPILVQDGLWGIWRSSQNNYIVLGHKEIILLPKVTPSKIGIFLDYEMNEVSFYNLNDRSLLYTFNEDFTGALWPYFYTGTDSRPLKISTVTDSE